A DNA window from Helianthus annuus cultivar XRQ/B chromosome 15, HanXRQr2.0-SUNRISE, whole genome shotgun sequence contains the following coding sequences:
- the LOC110912888 gene encoding L-ascorbate oxidase homolog, producing the protein MDTRTFGFFTLLLITLVKAEDPYHFFEWKITYGTMSPLGIPQQVILINDKFPGPVINCTSNNNIVVNVFNNLDEPFLMTWNGVQHRKNSWVDGTPGTMCPIQPGTNFTYKFQVKDQIGSYYYFPTTALHRAAGAMGVIQIHSRPLIPVPFDNPADEFAVIVGDWFNKGHKSMKNLLDGGKSIGRPDGLHINGKSAQVGAQGEPSWTFEAGKTYRFRFCNVGMRTSVNFRFQGHDMKLVELEGSHVMQNDYMSLDLHVGQCLSVLVTADQPPKDYYLVVSSRFTKQPHTTVATVRYKGSNSPASPELPPPPPDHTAGIAWSINQFRSYRWNLTASAARPNPQGSYHYGQINITRTIKLVNSRNYVDGKLRFAFNGVSHVDPKTPLKLSEYFGVADKEFKYDIIADEPPSDVEKNVKIAPNVVNATYRNFVEIIFENRENTIQTYHLDGYSFFAVAVEPGRWSPEKRKNYNLEDALSRHNVAVFPGCWAAVMLTLDNAGMWSLRSEMWERFYLGQQLYVSVLSPERSLRDEYSLPETTQLCGIVANMPKPPGYI; encoded by the coding sequence ATGGATACCCGAACGTTTGGTTTTTTCACTTTGTTGTTAATAACGCTAGTGAAGGCGGAAGACCCTTATCACTTTTTCGAATGGAAGATCACATATGGCACCATGTCACCCTTGGGAATCCCTCAACAGGTTATCTTGATCAACGACAAGTTCCCAGGGCCGGTGATTAATTGCACGAGTAACAATAACATTGTTGTCAATGTTTTTAACAATCTAGATGAACCGTTCCTTATGACGTGGAACGGTGTACAACACCGGAAAAATTCTTGGGTGGATGGGACACCTGGGACTATGTGTCCCATCCAACCAGGAACAAATTTTACGTATAAATTCCAGGTGAAGGATCAAATTGGTAGTTATTATTATTTTCCCACGACCGCTCTACATAGAGCGGCGGGTGCGATGGGGGTTATCCAAATACATAGTCGACCGCTAATCCCGGTCCCTTTTGATAACCCAGCCGATGAGTTTGCGGTTATAGTTGGTGACTGGTTTAATAAGGGTCACAAGTCAATGAAGAACCTCCTTGATGGTGGGAAGTCGATTGGCCGGCCTGACGGGCTTCACATCAACGGGAAGTCCGCACAGGTTGGTGCACAGGGTGAACCGTCATGGACGTTTGAGGCCGGAAAGACATACAGGTTCAGGTTTTGTAATGTCGGGATGAGGACTTCGGTGAATTTTAGGTTTCAAGGCCATGACATGAAGCTCGTCGAGCTCGAAGGGTCTCACGTCATGCAAAACGACTACATGTCTCTGGATCTTCACGTGGGTCAATGCTTGTCGGTACTTGTAACCGCCGATCAACCACCCAAAGATTATTACCTAGTGGTGTCAAGTCGGTTCACAAAGCAACCGCATACCACTGTCGCCACCGTCCGGTACAAAGGAAGTAACTCCCCGGCATCGCCCGAGCTTCCACCTCCTCCGCCGGATCACACTGCGGGAATCGCATGGTCAATAAACCAGTTTAGATCATACAGATGGAACTTGACCGCAAGTGCAGCCCGTCCCAACCCACAAGGGTCTTACCACTATGGCCAGATTAACATCACCCGAACCATCAAGCTAGTCAATAGCCGAAATTATGTGGATGGTAAGCTCCGGTTCGCTTTCAATGGCGTCTCCCACGTCGACCCGAAAACTCCGTTAAAACTCTCGGAGTACTTCGGTGTGGCGGACAAGGAGTTCAAGTACGACATCATCGCGGACGAGCCACCCTCGGACGTGGAAAAGAACGTGAAGATCGCCCCAAATGTGGTAAACGCGACATACCGTAACTTTGTGGAGATCATATTCGAGAACCGGGAGAACACGATTCAGACATACCATTTGGACGGATACTCGTTTTTCGCGGTGGCAGTGGAGCCAGGGAGGTGGAGCCCGGAGAAGCGGAAGAACTACAACCTGGAAGACGCGTTGAGCCGACACAATGTAGCTgtgttcccggggtgttgggcgGCTGTGATGCTCACCCTGGATAACGCAGGAATGTGGAGCTTGAGATCAGAGATGTGGGAGAGGTTCTACTTGGGACAACAGTTGTATGTTAGCGTATTATCTCCGGAGCGTTCTCTAAGAGATGAGTACAGCCTGCCGGAAACCACACAACTTTGTGGCATTGTGGCAAATATGCCCAAACCACCAGGCTACATTTAg